GGGGTTCTTCAATTAATTTTTCTAAATACATGTCATCATTACCAAAGCCAGCCAGTGCTTCTTTTTTGGCTTCAATCCATGCTTTTTGTAAACCTGCTCTATTCCAAACAGCTCTCATTCCTTTTCCACCTCCTCCGGCTGAAGCTTTTAACATTACAGGGTAACCCATTTTATCAGCAATAATCAGTGCATTTTTGAAATCATTAATAACACCATCTGAACCAGGTATAACTGGAACTCCGGCTTTTTTCATTGTTTCCTTCGCAACTGCCTTATCACCCATTTTATTAATCATTTCTTCAGACGCACCTATGAATTTAATGTTATGTTCTTCACATATTTGAGAAAATCTTGCATTCTCTGCTAAAAAACCATAACCAGGATGAATAGCGTCTGCATTTGTAATTTCTGCAGCTGAAATAATTTTAGGTATACTTAAATAGGAGTCTGAACTTTGTGGAGGACCGATACAAACTGCTTCATCAGCAAACTTTACATGTAAACTATCAGCATCTGCTGTTGAATATACAGCTACTGTTTTTATATTCATTTCTTTACATGTATTTATTACTCTTAAGGCTATCTCTCCACGATTAGCAATTAATATCTTATTAAACATATAAATTAATTTTTATCAACTAAGAATAATGGTTGATCATATTCAACTGGCGACATATCATCAACTAAAACTTTGATGATTGTACCTGAAATATCTGATTCAATCTCGTTAAATAGTTTCATAGCCTCAACAATTCCTACAACTGAACCTTCATCAACCCTATCGCCAACATTAACAAAAGGATCCTTATCTGGACTAGGTTTTCGATAAAATGTGCCTATTATTGGTGATTTTATAATTATATGATTATTGTCTATTGCCTCCGTAACAGCATCTGGTTGACTTTGAACAACCTCATTAGGTTGTGACAAATTAGTCTGCTGAGGAACTAGAACCTGAGGAACTGGAACCTGAGGAACTGGAACCTGAGGAAATTGAAAATTACCTTGTATTTCTGGTGTTATTTTCCCCTTTGGTGGTGATTTTATACAAATTTTTACATCGCCCATTTCTAAGTCAACCTCAGTGGCACCAGATTTAGCAACAAATTTGATTAGTTCTTGAATTTGCTTAAGATTCATATCAATATTATTTAATAATTTGATAAAAATAACTCGAAATTTGTTTTTTTGAAACAAAAACCCATGTTTTTTGACAAAATGAGCATTTTTTTATAATAAATATTGATTTACGTAAAAGTTTGTTTTTTTTTAAAAAAAGAATAAATATGCAAATAAAAGGCTGAATTTTTTCAAAAAAATGTGATTTTTACACTAAAATTGATGTTTTTTTTAAAAAAATAGAATTTTTTAATGAAAAATAAAGACGAGAATTCTAATACGCCCACCGCAAGTAAATCGCTCCCCACGTAAAGCCACCACCAAAAGCAGCAAGAATTAAACAATCATTCTTATTTAATTTTTCCTCCCAGTCGGCAAGACAAAGCGGGATAGTGGCCGCTGTAGTATTACCATATTTTTGTATGTTAACCATAACTTTTTCGGGCCCCACACTCATTCGCTTTGCAGTTGCATCAATAATTCTCAAATTAGCCTGATGAGGCACAAGCCAATCAACATCATCACCGCTTAATTGATTTCTTGACATAATTTGTTCAGAAACATCTGCCATCTTAGTTACGGCAAATTTAAAAACTGTTTTTCCGTCTTGAAAAATATAATGCTTCTTACTATTAACAGTTTCATTGGTTGCTGGGTTAAGCGAACCTCCTCCGATCATTTTTAAATATTGTCCCCCAGATCCATCTACCTTTAGTATAGAATCTAAAATACCAAGCTTTTTATCGTTTTCTGGCTCAAGCAGCACAGCACCTGCACCATCACCAAAAATTACGCATGTTTGTCTATCACTATAATCAACTATTGATGACATTTTATCTGCTCCAACAACAACAACTTTTTTATACTGTCCTGATGTGATATATTTGGAACCCGAATCAAGGGCAAAAAGAAATGCGGAACAAGCAGCAGATAAATCAAATCCAAAAGCATTAGATGCACCAATTTTATTAGCTATTAAACACGCTGTTGAAGGAAATAACATATCAGGTGTTACAGTAGCACAAATAATTAAATCTATTTCCTTTGCAGATGTATCAGTTTTTTTTAATAATAATTCAATTGCATTAGCTGCCATATCAGACGTGGCTTTTGAAGGGTCCTTTAAAATTCTACGCTCTCTAATGCCTGTTCTAGTAATTATCCACTCATCAGACGTATCAACCATATTTGATAACTCCTTATTGGTTAGAATATAATCGGGGACCCATCCGGCAACTCCTGAAATTTTACAGTTTTTTAACATATACAATCAACATGAAATAGTTTAATTGTAGATAAATATATACCTAAAATATATTAATAAGAAAGACTTGTATTATTATTTTGGATATTCTTTTAAAAAGTTGATTTATTCTGCAACCAACTTACCTTTATAGTATAATTTACCTTCGTAAGTATATGCACGGTGATAGATGTGAGAAACGCCCGTATTTGGACATATTGCAATGACAGGAGAGTCAGCTTTATAGTGAGTTCTTCTTTTATTTCTACGAGTTTTGGATATTTTTCTCTTTGGATGTGCCATTACTATACAAATTAATTTGGTTTGCAAATATAAAAAAAAACTAATAGCCAAATCAAATATTTTAATTTTTTTCTCTAAAAATCAACTGTAACTCAACCTATTATAATATATTTTTTTTGCTAAAGCAATAGATTCAATCAAAGAGTTAGGGTCTGCTTTACCTAAGCCTGCAATATCATATGCTACACCATGATCTGGGGAAACTCTGATTACAGGTAAACCAGCTGTGAAATTAATACCACCTCCAAATGACAAAAATTTAAATGGAATTAGTGACTGATCATGATACATTCCTAAAACTGCATCGAAACTTTTATAAGAGCCTGAACCAAAAAAAGCATCAGATGAATATGGACCGTACACTAAATTTCCCAATTCAAAAAACTCTCTAATAATAGGTAAAATAATTCTAGCTTCTTCCGAACCAATTAGCCCGCTATCTCCAGCATGTGGGTTAAGTCCCAAAATAGCAACTTTTGGCATAGGTATCGAAAAATCTTTTTTTAAAGATTCTAATAAAATTTTAATTTTTTCTCTTAAAATTTTGTAATTGATGTTCTTAGCAACTTTTGAAATTGGCAAATGATTTGTTAAAGTGGCAACTTTAATTTTATTACTACACAAAAACATTAAGCAATTACTATTTAAATCCAATTTTTGTAATAAATACTCAGTGTGACCAACAAAATTATGCTGATTTAGTGCAACAGTTTGTTTATTAATAGGCAAAGTTACTAATACATCTATTAAATTTTGTTTTAAATCTCTTATTGCACAATCCAAAGAATCCAAAGCTAGTTTACCACTTATAATATTTGCCTGACCAGGCTCTACAATAAACTCACTGTCAGATATGTTGATGATATTAAACTTATTTTGAATTGCGTCCTGTGTTTTTGCAATCACATTAAGAGAAAGTTGATTATATCCAAATAGTTTTTTATAAAAATTGACTACTGTCAATGGTGCATATAATACTGGTATACCGTAATGAAGAAATTGACCATCTAAAAAAGCCTTAATAATAATCTCGATTCCAACACCATTAAAATCACCACATGAAATTCCAAAAACTATTTTATCAGAAACCATTTTACTATTTAAAATTGTGAACAAAATGCGTGAGGAGCCTAGATGCTGATCCAGTTCCACCTTTCCTATAATATAAATGTTCACTAGTTAAAAAAGCTACTCCAGCTATGTCTAAATGTATCCAAGGATAGTCCACAAAGTGTTCTAAAAACTTACCAGCTGTTATATGTCCAGATTCAGGACCTCCTAAATTTTTAATATCAGCTACAGTAGACTCAAGCTCTATTTTATAATCATCCCAAAATGGCTGTACAGCAACTCTTTCACCAACTATATTTCCAGATAATAATAAATTTTTCATATTAAGACTAAACTCAGAAAAAATCTCTTTATTATAATTTTCCATAGCAACTAAACCATGTTTACCAATAGATCTCGCTGCAGCACCAGTTAAAGTAGCGATGTCTATCACAAGTTCTGGATTATAACGTTTTGCATAATGTAAAGCGTCTGCTAAGATTAGTCTACCTTCTGCATCTGTATTTAAAACTTCAACAGTTTTGCCACTCATCATGGTAATAACATCCCCTGGGACATATGCATCCCCCCCGGGTCTATTTTCTACTGCCGGAATTAGTCCTACAACATTACAATCTGATTTAGATAAAGCTAATGAGTAAATTGCGCCTATTACAGCAGCTGCACCCCCCATATCACATTTCATCATGTCCATTGAATTGGGAGTCGGCTTTAAACTTAATCCCCCTGTATCATACATTACTCCCTTTCCAACTAGTACAATAGGTTTTTTAGATTTTGAATTTTTAGACTTATATGTTAAAATATTAAATGTGGGTTTTGCAATTGATCCTTGATTAACACTTAATACTCCGCCCATCTTTAATTTTTTAATCTCATGCTCATCTAGAACCTCTAATTTAAATCCGGACTCATTGGCTAGATAATTTAGCATAGATGAAAGTTTTTCTGCATTTAAATGAGAAAGGGGCTCATTAACTAAATCACGCGCAATACAAGCACCTTGAACAGATGCATGTGAAATCTTATTTTTAAAATTTGTTTTCAGAATTAAAGAAGAGTCAATTACATTTGACTTATGTTTATTAAATGTATAATTAGCAAGAAAAAAACCCTCTAAAAAATTATCTATTATTGTATTTTCCAACTTTGATTTTTGAGAAGATTTAACGAAAATTTTTTTAATTTTTTTTTTCTTATTGTAAGCCTTATTCAAAGTAGTCAGGAATTTTTGAATTTCAGCGCCCTCTCTTCTTACTAAATCACTATAAAGTTCTAAATTTTTGTTGTCAGAAGAAAAGAAGTTTAAAGGGCAGTTTAATAATAATGAATACTCATCAGTTAAATGCCAATTGATCTTTTCGCACTCATACTCTTGTAATGTGATTGTAAAGTTCATATAATATTGTTTTTTTAATTTACTTTTGTAACTAATTTAGATAAATTAAAACTCAATTTAGTAAAATGTTTACCGGAATTATCGAACAATTAGGGAAAGTTGAAAATCTGATATTAGACAAATCTAATATGTTAATTACTATCAAATGTGAATTCATTGACGATTTAAATATTAACCAAAGTATTAGCCATAATGGCATATGCCTTTCAGTACATGAGATGACAGATACTAATTATACAGTATGTGCAGTAAAAGAGACTCTTCAAAAAACAAACTTAAAATTCTTAAAAAAAGGAGAAAATATTAACTTAGAACGATGCTTAGCTGTTGGAGATAGAATTGACGGACATATTGTTCAAGGACATGTTGATGGAACCGTTAAATGTATTGAAAAAAAAGATTTAAATGGAAGCTGGAAACTAACTTTTGAACAGAAATCAGAATATAACAAATATGTTATAACTAAAGGATCCGTTGCTCTTAACGGTATTAGTCTAACAATTTCGGATATTAATCCTTCTAATAATAGATTTTCCGTCGATATAATCCCCTATACTTACGACAACACAAATATTAAAGACGTTCTTGAAGAATCATTAGTAAATGTAGAATATGATATTTTCGCAAAGCAAATAGCTCATTTACAACAACTTAGCTAAGTTATTGAGTCTGTGTAAAAATAGATATTTCACCAGAGTAAAACTCTTTTTGATTAAAAATAGAATTATAAACTTCTAAAGTATAAAAATACACGCCATCTCTAACGTAATCTTGATTATTATCCCAATTGTTTTGGAACACATAACTAGAAAGTTGTCTATTATGAAAAAGCATACGTCCGTCCCACCACTCTCCATTCAAACCATAGTTAGGATCAATGTACACAACACCTCCCCATCTATTAAAAACATAGAAAACACTTTGAGTGTGTACGTTTACATCAATATCAGATATTTCAAAAACATCATTAACCCCATCACCGTTTGGAGAGAAGCTATTAGGAACACTAATAGGACAAGAAACACCTATTTCAATTGTATCCGTTACATCACAAGATGAAAATGAAAATGCATATATACCATATGAGGGAACAATAGCCTGAGTTGAATTACTGTAGGGATCAGCTATATCAACATCCATTGAACTAAATGGAGGGGGTGCAATTATACATTGCCAAGGTCCACCATTAAGATCAGGGGTTGAAACATTTAAATCAATTGCAAAAATGCAATTATTATTATCTGATATATTGATATAGGGGTCAACCGTATCAAATGTTATACTTAGTGTATCACTAATACCACAACTTGTAAAAATGATATTATAGTCTCCATAATCAGGGACTGTTATTATACATGAGTTGTCACTTGGGATGACTGTAGCTCCATAGTTGCTATCACTTAAAGACCATGTTCCACTAAATAATGAATTGGCAAAAACTTCTGCTTCTAAATCACAATATATTACACCTGGATCTTCAATAGTTGGATTTGGATTTAAAACATCTACAAAAATACTATTAGATGTTCCACAACCATAATATATAAATTCATAAACTCCAAAATCGTCTACACTAACTGTTGTTGATAAATTATCTGGACTGCTAAACTGAGTGTTACCAGGACCGATGAAATCCCAATATCCATAATCTCCAGGTGTTGTAGCTGTTAATTCAAAAGCTTCTAGACATGAAACAGATTCGGGCCCATTTAAAATAGGTTCAGAAGAATTCATAAAAGCAATTTCAGAAGCCTGCCCATTACATCCCTCAAATGTAAAAGTGTATGTACCATAATTTTCTATAGTAGCAAAAGTGTTTAGGCTAGTTACATTATCAATAGAAA
This window of the Flavobacteriales bacterium TMED191 genome carries:
- the accB gene encoding acetyl-CoA carboxylase biotin carboxyl carrier protein, whose translation is MNLKQIQELIKFVAKSGATEVDLEMGDVKICIKSPPKGKITPEIQGNFQFPQVPVPQVPVPQVLVPQQTNLSQPNEVVQSQPDAVTEAIDNNHIIIKSPIIGTFYRKPSPDKDPFVNVGDRVDEGSVVGIVEAMKLFNEIESDISGTIIKVLVDDMSPVEYDQPLFLVDKN
- a CDS encoding ketoacyl-ACP synthase III is translated as MLKNCKISGVAGWVPDYILTNKELSNMVDTSDEWIITRTGIRERRILKDPSKATSDMAANAIELLLKKTDTSAKEIDLIICATVTPDMLFPSTACLIANKIGASNAFGFDLSAACSAFLFALDSGSKYITSGQYKKVVVVGADKMSSIVDYSDRQTCVIFGDGAGAVLLEPENDKKLGILDSILKVDGSGGQYLKMIGGGSLNPATNETVNSKKHYIFQDGKTVFKFAVTKMADVSEQIMSRNQLSGDDVDWLVPHQANLRIIDATAKRMSVGPEKVMVNIQKYGNTTAATIPLCLADWEEKLNKNDCLILAAFGGGFTWGAIYLRWAY
- the rpmF gene encoding 50S ribosomal protein L32, producing MAHPKRKISKTRRNKRRTHYKADSPVIAICPNTGVSHIYHRAYTYEGKLYYKGKLVAE
- the pdxA gene encoding 4-hydroxythreonine-4-phosphate dehydrogenase PdxA; protein product: MVSDKIVFGISCGDFNGVGIEIIIKAFLDGQFLHYGIPVLYAPLTVVNFYKKLFGYNQLSLNVIAKTQDAIQNKFNIINISDSEFIVEPGQANIISGKLALDSLDCAIRDLKQNLIDVLVTLPINKQTVALNQHNFVGHTEYLLQKLDLNSNCLMFLCSNKIKVATLTNHLPISKVAKNINYKILREKIKILLESLKKDFSIPMPKVAILGLNPHAGDSGLIGSEEARIILPIIREFFELGNLVYGPYSSDAFFGSGSYKSFDAVLGMYHDQSLIPFKFLSFGGGINFTAGLPVIRVSPDHGVAYDIAGLGKADPNSLIESIALAKKIYYNRLSYS
- a CDS encoding leucyl aminopeptidase; the encoded protein is MNFTITLQEYECEKINWHLTDEYSLLLNCPLNFFSSDNKNLELYSDLVRREGAEIQKFLTTLNKAYNKKKKIKKIFVKSSQKSKLENTIIDNFLEGFFLANYTFNKHKSNVIDSSLILKTNFKNKISHASVQGACIARDLVNEPLSHLNAEKLSSMLNYLANESGFKLEVLDEHEIKKLKMGGVLSVNQGSIAKPTFNILTYKSKNSKSKKPIVLVGKGVMYDTGGLSLKPTPNSMDMMKCDMGGAAAVIGAIYSLALSKSDCNVVGLIPAVENRPGGDAYVPGDVITMMSGKTVEVLNTDAEGRLILADALHYAKRYNPELVIDIATLTGAAARSIGKHGLVAMENYNKEIFSEFSLNMKNLLLSGNIVGERVAVQPFWDDYKIELESTVADIKNLGGPESGHITAGKFLEHFVDYPWIHLDIAGVAFLTSEHLYYRKGGTGSASRLLTHFVHNFK
- a CDS encoding riboflavin synthase — protein: MFTGIIEQLGKVENLILDKSNMLITIKCEFIDDLNINQSISHNGICLSVHEMTDTNYTVCAVKETLQKTNLKFLKKGENINLERCLAVGDRIDGHIVQGHVDGTVKCIEKKDLNGSWKLTFEQKSEYNKYVITKGSVALNGISLTISDINPSNNRFSVDIIPYTYDNTNIKDVLEESLVNVEYDIFAKQIAHLQQLS